One region of Dokdonia sp. 4H-3-7-5 genomic DNA includes:
- a CDS encoding type II toxin-antitoxin system RelE/ParE family toxin: MKVFLSELAERKLLKLSEYLLENWNSKTRDQFIEKLTEKIKQISFQPESCPQSSELKGLYKCVVTKQTTFYYRISTELDEIEIITIFDTRQNPDKLRKDI; encoded by the coding sequence ATGAAGGTATTCTTATCTGAATTAGCAGAAAGAAAACTCCTGAAACTATCCGAATATCTTTTAGAAAATTGGAATTCAAAAACACGTGATCAGTTTATTGAAAAGCTAACTGAAAAAATTAAACAGATATCTTTTCAACCAGAAAGCTGCCCTCAATCCTCAGAACTCAAAGGCTTGTATAAGTGTGTTGTAACAAAACAAACTACCTTTTATTATAGAATTTCGACAGAACTAGACGAAATTGAAATCATTACAATTTTTGATACAAGACAAAATCCTGACAAACTAAGAAAGGATATTTAA